GTCGAGGGTGGAGATATCGCTGCTCTGCTGCTGCACCAGCGTATCGGTCGGTGCTGTGGCCAGGACGCTCCCAGACAGCAAGACGGTCGTAAGGCTCAGAATTGAAAGCGGCTGTCTACGCATACGGTCTCCTCAAACAAGCCAGGTGAAATGCTCACGCACGAGTGTACTCAAGATGCAGGGGAGGGGAGAGGTACACGCCCAAAGTTATATATATTCTACATCCCTGCACAACCCCAAACTCCCACCCATGCCCTGCAGGCAGCGCCTCCCCACCTCCACCCCCAATACTTCAGACGAACACAGCCACTCTTCCTAGCGTCAACAACCAAAGACCCATCGTCCGCTCCACCTAGCCTTCATCTCAACCGGCTACAGCACAAGAACGGGCGTGTGCTGATCGAAGACGATCGTCTCCCCGGTCCTCGTCGGCCCCGCTCAATTGTTGGCCTCGGTCCTCGAGTTGTCCGGCTCTTACGGTTCCGAGGAGCGTGGGGTCGTGCCCGCCATCAGTTCCAGAACATCCAACTCAGCCTCGACTTGACGATACGCATCGTCGCCGATGATATCTGCACGGCGGAGATCTTCAATTGCTGCTCGAGACGATCCCAGCACTTCACGGCGCAGGGCATTATCCGGGGAGCTTGAGAGGTCCCCACCCGTGCGTGTGATGGACAGGGCTGCCCGGTATTCTTCCCGCAGGCGCTGGGCGGCCGGTACCGCGTGATGATCCAGGGTCCGCATGCCCGCTTTCAGGGCGGCGGACCGGGCCAGGTTCGTCTCGGTTTCCACTGTGTGATCTGGGGGTAACTTCAGCCAGAGCAGCAGGGGGCGCAGGGTCAGACCCTGGATCACCAGCGTCCCCAGGACCACGGCATACGCCGTGAGCTGAATGAAGTCACGGTACGGAAAGCCTTCCGGAAGCGCCAGGGCTGTCGCCAGCGTGACGATGCCACGCATGCCAGACCAGCCGATCACCAGCCCACTCTTCGCCGCGGATGACGACATAGCCGGAGAAGACCTTCGAGCGTCGGACGAGCGGTGGACTCCCCCTTTCAGAAGGACATACATCAGGGCCCACAGGAGGCGCACCACGATCACCACGGCCAGGATGACGAGTGCAGCCAGCAGCTGACGACGAAGCGCAGCGCCGTTGAGTGGTTCAAGAATCGGTCCGAGCTGCAGGCCGATCAACGTGAAGGCGAGGATATTGAGGGTGAAGGTCACTGCGTCCCAGACGGCGAAGGTCGGAACCCGCAGGTGTGCGGACAGAACCTCGGCCGTCCTTCGGCCCGATGTCAGGCCGAACACGACCACGGTGACGACCGCCGAGAGCCCCAGATGCTCGGCCAGGAGCCAGACGGCGAAGGTGAAGACAAACTGGAAAATCACGGCGGTGGGCGCGTCATCAATCCGGCCGATCAGCCACGAGATCGGCCACACCAGCACCCAGCCGACGGCGATGCTGCCAAAGACAGTCAGCAGGAAGGTCGGCAGGACCCCCGCGACGCTGAAGCCGCCACCCGTGACCGCCCCCACCGCCAGGGTGTAGATCAGCAGGGCAGAGGCATCGTTCAGCAGGCTCTCGCCTTCCAGAACCTTGCGAATGCGGAACGGCGGGTTCACCTGCCGCATGACGGCCAGGGCAGCGATGGCATCCGGTGGAGCAAGGAGCGCACCGAGGGCCAGCGCGGCGGCCCATGGGAAGTCAGGGAACAGCATCCGAGCCGTGAAGGCCACGGCGACGGTGGTCAGGCCGACGGCCACCACGACGAGCGACACCACTGCCTGCCAGTTCTTCCGCAGGTCACGCAGGGACGTGTCGTACGCCGCGTCCAGCAAGACCGGGGCGACGAAGAGCGCCAGTACCAGGTCAGGCGGCAGGTCAATCCGTGGGATGCCAGGCACAAACGCGACGAGTGCCCCACCCACAGCCAGGAGGGTGGGGTACGGAACGCGGATGCGTTTGGCCAGCACGGAGAGGACGGTGGCGCCGAACAGGATCGCCAGGACGGTCTCAAAAAGGTACATAGAACCCCCGAGGATGCGAGCGCAGGGAAGTGAGACGCCAGTTCACTGCCGCAGTGTAGAGCCCGCTGTTCCGCCGCCCTTCCGAGGCTGCCTGCGACAACTTGATGTTCACCCGCGCCTGCTGGATCAGCATTCACCCGGGCGAACATCTCATGGGCGACCCGGTGCCCGGCCTGGTCTTTTCCGGATCACGTTGAGGTGACGTGGTGGCGTGAACCCAGACGGCCCCTCACTCGGGTGACTCAGTGAGATGTCCCCGCCTGCTTCCTGACCTGCTCCAGCGCGGCGTTGAAGCCTTTCGGCGTGCCGCTCGACCCGGCCAGCCGGTCCACCTTCACGTCAGCGATGGGCTTGCCCACGACGACGGCCGGCACCGCGGCGGCGAACCGACGCTGCAGACCCAGCGAGGTGGGATCGGTGGCATGAGGCGTGACCCGGACGGCCGTGATCAGGCCGCCCTTCAGGGTCACGGTGACAGTGATGGACGAGGGCAGGTTGCCGTACTGCCCGGTGGCGGTGTAGGTCCCGTCCCGGTAAGGCGAGACCCGCCCGGGGATGGCCTGCGCCACGGAAGGCGCGGCCGCCGCGGAGGTCCGGGTGACGGTCGTCACCAGTCCAGCGGCCCAGAGGGTGGTCACCATCAGCGGCACCACCCGGCCTACCGCTGTCTTGTTGCTCTCTGATCTGTTCATCTGCGCTCCTTTGATCCAGGACGGTCAAGCCTCAAGTGAAGACTTCACCGTCGAAGTTCCCCGATACCTCTGCGCGCCCATCGGCGAACATCCGGACGCCCGAGAAGGCATATTCCTGGGCGAGAACGTCCGGGGCCGTGAAGAACAGCGCCGTGGCGAGCCCGTCGGCGATGACCGCCTCATCAGCGATCACCCAGGTGGCCACCACGGCCTCGACCGGTCGGCCACTTCGGGCGTCCAGCACATGGTGCAAGCCGTCGCCCCAGGCCCGCCGGTTGATGGCGGAGGCGCACAGGGCTCGGTTCTGCAGCGTCACGGCTCCGATGACCAGCCGGGGGTTGAACGGATGCTCCAGGCCGACCTGAAGACCAGCCGGTCCGGCATGCCGCAGGTCTCCACTGCCGTCCACCACAAACCGGGTCTGTCCGGCCTCGCGCAGAAAACCGGCGAGAAGATCCACCAGCAGCCCCTTGCCGGCGGCCCCCAGGTCGAGCACCAGCGGCCGCCGGGTGGTCAGCACCGAGCCCTCCCGCCGCACATCCCTGGCCCAGCTGAGCCGTGTCAGCTGCTGGCCTGTTGAGACAGGGACCAGTGAGTAGCTACGGTCGTAACCGAGCCGTTCGAGGTCACCTCCCACCAGCGGATCGAGTGCGCCCTCGGTCAGGGTATGCAGACGGTCGTAGAGGTCAAACAGCCCCGTCGCCTCGGCGGGAAATTCGAACCGCCCTCCCTGAGGCGCGTCGGCCAGCTGTGCGAGCAGGGAGTCCGGCT
This Deinococcus ruber DNA region includes the following protein-coding sequences:
- a CDS encoding cation:proton antiporter yields the protein MYLFETVLAILFGATVLSVLAKRIRVPYPTLLAVGGALVAFVPGIPRIDLPPDLVLALFVAPVLLDAAYDTSLRDLRKNWQAVVSLVVVAVGLTTVAVAFTARMLFPDFPWAAALALGALLAPPDAIAALAVMRQVNPPFRIRKVLEGESLLNDASALLIYTLAVGAVTGGGFSVAGVLPTFLLTVFGSIAVGWVLVWPISWLIGRIDDAPTAVIFQFVFTFAVWLLAEHLGLSAVVTVVVFGLTSGRRTAEVLSAHLRVPTFAVWDAVTFTLNILAFTLIGLQLGPILEPLNGAALRRQLLAALVILAVVIVVRLLWALMYVLLKGGVHRSSDARRSSPAMSSSAAKSGLVIGWSGMRGIVTLATALALPEGFPYRDFIQLTAYAVVLGTLVIQGLTLRPLLLWLKLPPDHTVETETNLARSAALKAGMRTLDHHAVPAAQRLREEYRAALSITRTGGDLSSSPDNALRREVLGSSRAAIEDLRRADIIGDDAYRQVEAELDVLELMAGTTPRSSEP
- a CDS encoding FMN-binding protein; protein product: MNRSESNKTAVGRVVPLMVTTLWAAGLVTTVTRTSAAAAPSVAQAIPGRVSPYRDGTYTATGQYGNLPSSITVTVTLKGGLITAVRVTPHATDPTSLGLQRRFAAAVPAVVVGKPIADVKVDRLAGSSGTPKGFNAALEQVRKQAGTSH
- a CDS encoding FAD:protein FMN transferase produces the protein MDRQLPERSRGSSVYQFDATGTSWEIETPEPLGTALQQRIRRRVQSFEAIYSRFQPDSLLAQLADAPQGGRFEFPAEATGLFDLYDRLHTLTEGALDPLVGGDLERLGYDRSYSLVPVSTGQQLTRLSWARDVRREGSVLTTRRPLVLDLGAAGKGLLVDLLAGFLREAGQTRFVVDGSGDLRHAGPAGLQVGLEHPFNPRLVIGAVTLQNRALCASAINRRAWGDGLHHVLDARSGRPVEAVVATWVIADEAVIADGLATALFFTAPDVLAQEYAFSGVRMFADGRAEVSGNFDGEVFT